From Pirellulales bacterium, a single genomic window includes:
- a CDS encoding NAD(P)/FAD-dependent oxidoreductase: MNSYDVLVVGAGLAGLQCTRILAGYGLKVLLVDRKTSLAQGIHTTGIFVRRSLEDFSLPGAYLGPPIRHVRLYSPARRALDLVSNHEEFRVGRMAELYERWLRDCRAAGAEWQPGVSYLRSEPAGRGTLAHLSAGGRPESILARYVVAADGVNSHVARDCGLSQNRRWIVGLEDVFTGVPLDGPPRLHCFLDAGIAPGYIAWATHDGESVHVGVGGAGRGFQPAVALGRFRTTLAGILPLRGRTADQRRGGRIPVGGILPRIVNARALALGDAAGAVSPLTAGGLDPCLRLSELAAKVIWRYLASDDPAELTPYDAGQFRNSFRKRLLMRSLFQALAYNPLLELGCAALRYSATSSVARRIFFGRGSFPDVFHLATPPNRANDSAAAIAKPQPARGG, from the coding sequence ATGAATTCCTACGACGTTCTCGTGGTCGGGGCCGGGCTGGCCGGTTTGCAATGTACGCGCATCCTGGCCGGCTACGGGCTCAAAGTACTACTCGTCGACCGCAAGACGTCGCTCGCCCAGGGCATTCACACCACGGGCATCTTCGTCCGCCGTTCGCTCGAGGACTTCTCGCTCCCGGGGGCTTACCTCGGCCCGCCAATTCGCCACGTCCGGCTCTATTCACCGGCTCGCCGCGCGCTCGATCTGGTCAGCAATCACGAAGAGTTTCGCGTTGGCCGCATGGCCGAGCTTTACGAGCGCTGGCTGCGCGATTGTCGCGCCGCTGGCGCCGAGTGGCAACCGGGCGTCAGCTACCTGCGAAGCGAGCCGGCCGGTCGCGGCACGCTGGCACACTTGAGCGCGGGCGGCCGCCCTGAGTCGATCCTGGCACGCTACGTTGTGGCCGCCGATGGCGTCAATTCGCACGTGGCGCGCGATTGCGGGCTCAGCCAGAATCGTCGCTGGATTGTCGGGCTCGAAGATGTGTTCACCGGCGTGCCGCTCGATGGGCCGCCCCGGTTGCATTGTTTTCTCGACGCCGGGATCGCCCCCGGCTACATCGCCTGGGCGACACACGATGGCGAGAGCGTCCACGTGGGGGTCGGCGGCGCCGGCCGCGGCTTCCAACCCGCCGTGGCACTTGGCCGGTTTAGGACCACGTTGGCAGGTATCTTACCGCTCAGGGGGCGCACGGCCGATCAGCGCCGCGGCGGTCGCATTCCCGTGGGCGGCATCTTGCCGCGAATCGTCAACGCGCGCGCTCTGGCCCTGGGCGACGCGGCCGGCGCGGTCTCGCCATTGACGGCCGGCGGGCTCGATCCCTGTCTGCGGCTGTCCGAACTGGCCGCCAAGGTCATCTGGCGTTACCTGGCCAGCGATGACCCTGCCGAACTGACTCCTTACGACGCCGGCCAGTTTCGCAACTCGTTCCGCAAGCGATTGTTGATGCGAAGTCTTTTCCAAGCACTGGCTTACAATCCATTGCTCGAACTCGGCTGCGCGGCTCTGCGCTACTCGGCGACCAGCAGCGTCGCGCGGCGCATTTTCTTCGGGCGGGGTTCTTTTCCCGATGTATTTCATCTGGCCACGCCTCCCAACCGTGCTAATGATTCCGCAGCCGCCATAGCCAAACCGCAGCCGGCGCGGGGTGGCTAA
- a CDS encoding transcriptional regulator, with the protein MSSEPTKPVRSVARFAYEGLERVIHEKARLGILASLATHAGALAFSELKQLCALTDGNLNRHLQVLQDAGLVEVHKQTSANRPQTICQMTALGRERFLEYIGVLEGVVQDALRASQSLASPSNSAGWSPA; encoded by the coding sequence ATGAGTTCGGAACCGACCAAGCCCGTCCGATCGGTGGCTCGTTTTGCCTACGAGGGGCTCGAGCGCGTGATTCACGAGAAAGCCCGGCTCGGCATTCTGGCCTCGCTGGCTACGCATGCCGGCGCGCTGGCGTTTTCCGAGCTCAAGCAGCTGTGCGCGCTCACCGACGGCAACCTGAACCGACACCTGCAAGTGCTGCAAGACGCCGGACTGGTCGAAGTTCACAAGCAAACCAGCGCTAACCGGCCGCAAACCATCTGCCAAATGACCGCGCTGGGGCGCGAACGTTTCCTCGAGTACATCGGCGTGCTCGAAGGGGTCGTGCAAGACGCCCTCCGCGCCTCGCAGTCGCTCGCGTCGCCCTCGAATAGCGCCGGCTGGTCCCCCGCCTGA